From the genome of Bradyrhizobium sp. G127:
AAAAAGTCATTGTCGCGTACAAACCCGGCATAGTTCGCCGCCCCCAGCCGCGCCGGGCGGATGTTCATTGCCGCCCAGCCATCGCGGATGAATTCCTCGAACGTCGTTTTAATGTCGGCCGAGGTGATCCCGCCGGTATGATCGGCATTAGCGGTGAACAGCAGGCCGCCCGCGCCGTCGACCGCGCGAGACATCTCGCCCAGGACGTCTGGCCATTTCTCCGGAATCACCGCCGCTTCGTAGATGCGGTCCGTCAGCGTCTCGTCGAATAAATCGACCAAATGACTGCCCCAAAGGCGAAATTGACTGAACAAGTCTAACCCGCACGCAGGAGTTGCGCCACCGCTCCCGGCCCAACCAGCTGCATAGCGGCCAGTCGGATCGTTCGGCATAAAAAAGGCCAGCTTCCGCTGGCCTTGAAGACTGATGCGCATATACCGAGCCACGGACACCAAAATAATCACCGCAAGGCGATCGTGTCCTATAGCTGCCCAATATCCTCGTTTTCTTTAAATCCCCTGCCCAATTGGTATTTCATTATATCGATGGTCACAGAACACCGTCACAATAAAGCCATCGTCGGTATCGGCATCCCCCAAATTGGTTAAGTAGCTAGATCGATTAAGGTTTTCGCTCCGGTGTGGCTTCTTGCCCACAATCCGGCCACCGCGCAAGAAAAAGGCCGCCCAGCAGGGCGGCCTTTTCGATTGTGAGCATCGGTGCTGAGCAGCGGATTACTCCGCTGGCGGCAACGCCAGAGGTTCGGCTTCCGGAGCCGACGGCACGATGGCAGCCGCCGCCTGCTTCTCGCGCTCGTCGAGGATCAGCTTGTCGCGCTTGGTTGCGACTTCGCGGATCTTCGCCATCGAAGCACCGGTACCGGCCGGGATCAGGCGGCCGACAATGACGTTTTCCTTGAGGCCTTCGAGCGGGTCCACCTTGCCGTTGACGGCAGCTTCGGTGAGCACGCGCGTGGTCTCCTGGAACGACGCCGCCGAGAAGAACGACCGCGTCTGCAAGCTCGCCTTGGTGATGCCGAGCAGCACCGGCGTGCCGGTTGCAATCTTCTTCCCTTCGTCCTTCGCCTTGGCGTTGAGCTGGTCGAACTCGATCTTGTCGATCTGCTCGCCCGAGATCATGTCGGTCTCGCCCTGATCGGTGATCTCGACCTTCTGCAGCATCTGACGGACAATCACTTCGATGTGCTTGTCGTTGATGAGCACGCCCTGGAGCCGGTAAACTTCCTGGATTTCATTGACCAGATAGGCAGCGAGTTCCTCGATGCCCTTGATCGCCAGGATGTCGTGCGGCGCCGGATTGCCTTCGACAATGAAATCGCCCTTTTCGACGATATCGCCGTCCTGCAGATGGATGTGCTTGCCCTTCGGAATGAGGTACTCGCGAGTCTCCTCGTTCTTGTCGACAGGCTCGATCGAAATGCGGCGCTTGTTCTTGTAGTCGCGGCCGAAGCGGATCGTGCCGGCGATTTCCGCGATGATCGCGGCATCCTTCGGCTTGCGGGCTTCGAACAGTTCCGCGACGCGCGGCAGACCGCCGGTGATGTCGCGGGTCTTGGCGCTTTCCGTCGAAACACGCGCGAGGATGTCGCCGGCCTTGACCTTGGCGCCGACGTCCACCGACAGAATGGCATCGACCGAGAGCATGTAACGGGCGTCGCCGCCGCGTGCCAGCTTCAGCACCTTGCCATCCTTGCCCTTGATGACGATCGCCGGACGCAGATCGGCACCGCGGCCGGTCGTGCGCCAATCGATAACCACGCGCTTTGCGATACCCGTGGATTCGTCGAGCGTTTCCGAGATCGACTGGCCTTCAACCAGATCCTCGAACCCGATGGTGCCTTCGACTTCGGTCAGAATCGGGCGTGAGTATGGATCCCACTCCGCAATGCGCTGGCCACGCTTGATCATATCGCCGTCATCGACGCGCATGCGCGCGCCGTACTGAATACGATGCGTCGCACGTTCGGTGCCATCCGGATCGACAACCGCGACGACCATGTTGCGAACCATCGCAGCGTTGAAACCTTCGCTGTTGGTCGCGATCGCCTTATTCTTGATGACGATCTTGCCGTCGAAGTTCGACTCGATGAACGACTGCTCGTTGATCTGCGCCGCGCCGCCGATGTGGAACGTGCGCATGGTGAGCTGCGTGCCGGGCTCGCCGATGGACTGCGCGGCGATAACGCCGACAGCCTCGCCGTGGTTGACCGGCGTACCGCGGGCAAGATCGCGCCCGTAGCACTTGCCGCAGATGCCGTTGACCAGTTCGCAGGTCAGCGCCGAGCGGATCTTCACTTCCTGGATGCCAGCCTGCTGGATGGCGTCGACGTGAGTCTCCTCCATCAGCGTGCCACGCTTGACGACAACCTTGTTGGTCGCCGGATCGCGCAGATCCTCGCCCGCGGTGCGGCCGAGAATACGCGACGCCAGCGAAGCCACGACCGTGCCCGCGTCGATGATCGCGCGCATCTTGATGCCGAGCTTGGTGCCGCAGTCGTCTGCAGTGATGATGCAGTCCTGCGCCACGTCCACCAGACGGCGGGTGAGATAGCCCGAGTTCGCGGTTTTCAAGGCGGTGTCGGCCAGACCCTTACGGGCGCCGTGGGTGGAGTTGAAGTACTCCATCACGGTCAGGCCTTCCTTGAAGTTCGAAACGATCGGCGTTTCGATGATGGAGCCGTCCGGCTTGGCCATCAGGCCGCGCATACCGGCGAGCTGACGCATCTGCGCCGGCGAACCGCGCGCACCGGAATGAGCCATCATGTAGATCGAGTTGATCTGGGAATCTTCGCCCTTCGAGTTCTTTTTGACGGAGGAAATTTCCTTCATCATCTCTTCGGCGATTTTTTCCGTGGCCTTGGACCAGGCGTCGACCACCTTGTTGTACTTCTCGCCCTGAGTGATCAGGCCGTCGTTGTACTGCTGCTCGAATTCCTTCGCCATCGAGCGGGTGTCGTCGACGATCTTCCACTTGCCGTGCGGCACGACCATGTCGTCCTTGCCGAACGAAATGCCCGCCTTGAAGGCGTTGTAGAAGCCGAGCGCCATGATGCGGTCGCAGAAGATCACCGTCTCCTTCTGACCGCAGTGACGGTATACCTGATCGATCACGCCTGAGATTTCACGCTTCGTCATCAGCTTGTTGATGGTGTCGAAAGGCACCTTGCCGTGCTTCGGCAGCACCTGCCCGAGCATGACTCGACCGGCGGTGGTGTCGTAGATCTTCGAGATCGTCTTGCCTTCCTCGTCGATCCCGGTCCACCGGTACTTGATCTTGGTGTGCAGGTGGATGACCTTCGAGAACAGCGCGTGCTCGATCTCCGCCATGTCGCGGTAGACCTTGCCCTGGCCCTGCAGGCCTTCGCGCAGGATCGACAGATAGTACAGACCCAGCACGATGTCCTGCGACGGCACGATGATCGGCTGACCGTTCGCGGGATGCAGGATGTTGTTGGTCGACATCATCAGGACGCGCGCTTCCAGCTGCGCTTCAAGCGACAGCGGAACGTGCACGGCCATCTGGTCGCCGTCGAAGTCTGCGTTGAACGCGGCGCAGACCAGCGGATGAAGCTGGATCGCCTTACCCTCGATCAGCACCGGCTCGAACGCCTGAATGCCGAGACGGTGCAGCGTCGGCGCGCGGTTCAGCAGCACCGGATGCTCGCGAATAACCTCGTCGAGAATATCCCAGACCTCGGGACGCTCTTTTTCAACGAGCTTTTTCGCCTGCTTCACGGTGGTGGACAGACCCTTGGCGTCGAGCCGCGAATAGATGAACGGCTTGAACAGTTCGAGCGCCATCTTCTTCGGGAGACCGCACTGATGCAGGCGCAGTTCGGGACCGACCACGATCACGGAGCGGCCGGAATAGTCGACGCGCTTGCCGAGCAGGTTCTGACGGAAGCGGCCCTGCTTGCCCTTGAGCATATCGGCGAGCGACTTCAGCGGGCGCTTGTTGGCGCCGGTGATGACGCGGCCGCGGCGGCCGTTGTCGAACAGCGCATCGACGGCTTCCTGCAGCATGCGCTTTTCGTTGCGGATGATGATGTCCGGCGCACGAAGCTCCATCAGCCGCTTCAAACGGTTGTTGCGGTTGATGACGCGCCGATAGAGATCGTTCAGGTCGGAGGTCGCAAAGCGGCCGCCGTCCAGCGGCACCAGCGGACGCAGGTCCGGCGGAATTACCGGCACCACGGTCATGATCATCCATTCCGGCTTGTTGCCGGACACGCGGAACGCTTCGACGATCTTCAGGCGCTTGGCGAGCTTCTTGTGCTTGATGTCGGACTCGGTCTCGGCCATCTCAGCGCGAAGCTGACCATCGAGCTTCTCGAGCTCAAGGCCCTTCAGCAATTCGCGGATCGCTTCCGCGCCGATCATGGCGGTGAAGCTGTCCTGACCGTACTCGTCCTGCGCGCGCAGATACTCTTCTTCCGACAGCAGCTGACGGTCCTTGAGCGCGGTTAGACCCGGCTCCAGAACGACGTAGTACTCGAAGTAAAGAATCCGCTCGAGGTCTTTCAGCGTCATATCGAGCAGCTGGCCAATGCGCGAAGGCAGCGACTTCAGAAACCAGATGTGCGCAACAGGCGCGGCCAGTTCGATGTGACCCATGCGCTCGCGCCGGACGCGCGACAGGGTCACTTCGACCGAGCACTTCTCGCAGATGATGCCCTTGTACTTCATGCGCTTGTACTTGCCGCAAAGACATTCGTAGTCCTTGATCGGCCCGAAGATGCGCGCGCAGAACAGGCCGTCACGCTCCGGTTTGAACGTGCGGTAATTGATGGTTTCCGGCTTCTTGATCTCGCCGTAGGACCACGACAGAATCTTCTCAGGCGAAGCGATCGAAATCCGGATCTGGTCGAAGACCTGAGCCGGCGTCGTCGGATTGAAGAGATTCATAATTTCTTGGTTCATCGTATTCTCCTCGCGTGCCGACCGTCATCGGCAGCAAATTCGAAACTCGTCGGTCGTCTCGCGCCCTGCCCGACGTTCAAGCAAGGCACGAATGCCCGGCACTCAAGCCGGGCATGAAATCTTGATTACTCGGCGGCCTCGGAGGTCGTCGTCGGGCTGAGCTTGGAATTGTGCAGGTCGACGTTGAGGCCGAGCGAGCGCATTTCCTTGACCAACACGTTGAACGATTCCGGGATACCCGCTTCGAACGTATCGTCGCCGCGCACGATGGCCTCGTACACCTTGGTACGGCCGGCCACGTCGTCCGACTTCACGGTCAGCATTTCCTGGAGCGTGTACGCCGCGCCGTAAGCCTCGAGCGCCCACACTTCCATTTCGCCGAAACGCTGTCCGCCGAACTGCGCCTTGCCGCCCAGCGGCTGCTGGGTAACGAGCGAGTAAGGGCCGATCGAACGCGCGTGGATCTTGTCGTCCACGAGATGGTGCAGCTTGAGCATGTAGATATAGCCCACCGTCACATTGCGATCGAATTGGTCGCCGGTCCGTCCGTCGTAGACCGTCGACTGACCGGACTTGTTGAGTCCGGCGAGATCGAGCATGTCCTCGATGTCCTTCTCCTTGGCGCCATCGAACACCGGCGTCGCGATCGGAACACCGGCGCGCAGATTCTTGCCAAGCTCCATCAACTCCGTGTCGTTCAGCGTCTTGATGACCTCGTCGTCGCCATAGACCTTCTTCAAGGTCTCCTTGAGCGGCTTGATGTCCGACTTGCCGTGACCGTAGTAGGCATCGACCGCCTGCCCGATCCGCTTGCCGAGACCCGCACAGGCCCAGCCAAGATGCGTTTCGAGAATCTGGCCGACGTTCATGCGCGACGGCACGCCGAGCGGATTGAGCACGATGTCCGCATGCGTTCCGTCTTCGAGGAACGGCATGTCTTCGATCGGCACGATCTTCGACACCACGCCCTTGTTGCCGTGACGTCCGGCCATCTTGTCACCTGGCTGAATCTTGCGCTTCACCGCGACGAAGACCTTGACCATCTTCATCACGCCGGGCGGCAATTCATC
Proteins encoded in this window:
- the rpoC gene encoding DNA-directed RNA polymerase subunit beta', yielding MNQEIMNLFNPTTPAQVFDQIRISIASPEKILSWSYGEIKKPETINYRTFKPERDGLFCARIFGPIKDYECLCGKYKRMKYKGIICEKCSVEVTLSRVRRERMGHIELAAPVAHIWFLKSLPSRIGQLLDMTLKDLERILYFEYYVVLEPGLTALKDRQLLSEEEYLRAQDEYGQDSFTAMIGAEAIRELLKGLELEKLDGQLRAEMAETESDIKHKKLAKRLKIVEAFRVSGNKPEWMIMTVVPVIPPDLRPLVPLDGGRFATSDLNDLYRRVINRNNRLKRLMELRAPDIIIRNEKRMLQEAVDALFDNGRRGRVITGANKRPLKSLADMLKGKQGRFRQNLLGKRVDYSGRSVIVVGPELRLHQCGLPKKMALELFKPFIYSRLDAKGLSTTVKQAKKLVEKERPEVWDILDEVIREHPVLLNRAPTLHRLGIQAFEPVLIEGKAIQLHPLVCAAFNADFDGDQMAVHVPLSLEAQLEARVLMMSTNNILHPANGQPIIVPSQDIVLGLYYLSILREGLQGQGKVYRDMAEIEHALFSKVIHLHTKIKYRWTGIDEEGKTISKIYDTTAGRVMLGQVLPKHGKVPFDTINKLMTKREISGVIDQVYRHCGQKETVIFCDRIMALGFYNAFKAGISFGKDDMVVPHGKWKIVDDTRSMAKEFEQQYNDGLITQGEKYNKVVDAWSKATEKIAEEMMKEISSVKKNSKGEDSQINSIYMMAHSGARGSPAQMRQLAGMRGLMAKPDGSIIETPIVSNFKEGLTVMEYFNSTHGARKGLADTALKTANSGYLTRRLVDVAQDCIITADDCGTKLGIKMRAIIDAGTVVASLASRILGRTAGEDLRDPATNKVVVKRGTLMEETHVDAIQQAGIQEVKIRSALTCELVNGICGKCYGRDLARGTPVNHGEAVGVIAAQSIGEPGTQLTMRTFHIGGAAQINEQSFIESNFDGKIVIKNKAIATNSEGFNAAMVRNMVVAVVDPDGTERATHRIQYGARMRVDDGDMIKRGQRIAEWDPYSRPILTEVEGTIGFEDLVEGQSISETLDESTGIAKRVVIDWRTTGRGADLRPAIVIKGKDGKVLKLARGGDARYMLSVDAILSVDVGAKVKAGDILARVSTESAKTRDITGGLPRVAELFEARKPKDAAIIAEIAGTIRFGRDYKNKRRISIEPVDKNEETREYLIPKGKHIHLQDGDIVEKGDFIVEGNPAPHDILAIKGIEELAAYLVNEIQEVYRLQGVLINDKHIEVIVRQMLQKVEITDQGETDMISGEQIDKIEFDQLNAKAKDEGKKIATGTPVLLGITKASLQTRSFFSAASFQETTRVLTEAAVNGKVDPLEGLKENVIVGRLIPAGTGASMAKIREVATKRDKLILDEREKQAAAAIVPSAPEAEPLALPPAE